In Fibrobacter sp. UWH6, a single genomic region encodes these proteins:
- the metH gene encoding methionine synthase, with translation MTLREAFESRMMLLDGGMGSVIQTYGIKGANNDMLSIERPDVILDIQRRYVDAGVDVLTTNTFSSQRVSQHEYHQEHRIAEMNRASVKIARQAADEAMAKYGRQVYIAGDVGPTSKMLSMSDDVNDPASRSITFDELEDAYLEQIQVLLEEGVDAILIETIFDTLNAKAALSAYSKAKEAMEAAAIAKGETPRPVEVMLSMTVSDASGRTLSGQTVEAFAISVMHAKPLSIGLNCGLGADGMIPYLRRMGKVAPCYLSCHPNAGLPNQFGGYDDTPEDMVRLMTPYMDEHLVNMIGGCCGTTPEHIAAMRKMLDALPADYERRKPAPKFATSPLLRLAGLEPLLVNQVRPSNGADNCNSEDFVPVGERCNVAGSKKFLRLINEKNYEEALDIARKQVEDGAQVVDVNMDDGLLDAKQEMRTFLNLLASDPAISRVPIMVDSSRFEVIEEGLKCAQGKCIVNSISLKMGEEAFIEHAMTVKRLGAAVIVMLFDEEGQATNYDRRVAIASRAYKLITEKCGFDPSDIIFDPNVLTVATGMAEHNAYAHDFIRACRWIIDNLPGVRISGGLSNLSFAFRGNNYLREAMHSTFLHLATPNGMGMAIMNPAAAVDYKTIPLELRMAITEVLLNTYPESSEELIEIASRMTAAQMAAKESGAKYDPKAIFAVSAGAANAASSESAGADVAAVQTTPEQRLQEALLKGTSTTLQPDLMELINRGDSPVNIISGPLMDGMNEVGRLFGEGKMFLPQVVKTARTMKKAVEILQPYIEAGKEEGAASRGKIVIATVKGDVHDIGKNIVSVIMACNGFDMVDLGVMVPEDVIVNAAIEHKADIVSLSGLITPSLEEMCTVATKMQEAGLRIPIIVGGATTSPTHTAVKIAPCYDGPVFHVRDAASNPGLAQKLLDPSTSAETIEENRKEQQRIRDKQAGIISAAEEAMAAAESTPVERRYKCDWEKYQPVQPPFMGESKLPPIALEKVIPLISWEYFFYTWKVKPDCEEAIKLKADAEKLLAEISKPEYALRAVQAFYPAAGTDSTVQFNTGRTGTAADLVEVTTARQQNPEGTCLALCDYVAPADAKTASVFSSVLGDKIFRDIVGAFAVTVSDTFVKRLEKLKAEQGGSDYDVLLMQTVADRLAEAGAQYLSNQLDANNNWKGIRPAVGYPVLPNIKEIFNVAKLIDFDSVGISLTENGAMYPQASVSGLYISHPEIEYFNVK, from the coding sequence ATGACTTTACGTGAAGCATTTGAAAGTAGAATGATGCTCCTGGACGGGGGCATGGGTTCCGTCATTCAGACCTACGGCATCAAGGGCGCCAACAACGATATGTTGAGCATCGAACGCCCCGACGTCATTCTTGATATCCAGCGCCGCTATGTAGACGCCGGCGTGGACGTGCTGACCACCAATACATTCTCTAGCCAGAGAGTGAGCCAGCACGAATACCATCAGGAACATCGTATCGCCGAAATGAACCGCGCTTCCGTAAAGATCGCTAGGCAGGCCGCCGACGAGGCCATGGCAAAATATGGCCGTCAGGTGTATATCGCAGGCGACGTGGGCCCTACCAGCAAGATGCTTTCTATGAGCGACGACGTGAACGATCCCGCCAGCCGCTCCATTACTTTCGATGAACTGGAAGACGCCTATCTAGAACAAATTCAAGTTCTCTTGGAAGAGGGCGTCGACGCCATTCTCATCGAAACGATTTTCGATACTTTGAACGCAAAGGCCGCCTTGAGCGCTTACAGCAAGGCCAAGGAAGCCATGGAAGCCGCAGCCATCGCCAAGGGTGAAACGCCCCGCCCGGTAGAAGTGATGCTTTCCATGACGGTGAGCGACGCTTCGGGCAGAACCCTTTCTGGCCAGACTGTAGAAGCATTCGCCATTAGCGTCATGCATGCAAAGCCTTTGAGCATCGGCTTGAACTGCGGCCTGGGTGCCGACGGCATGATTCCCTATTTGCGTCGCATGGGAAAGGTGGCTCCCTGTTATTTGAGCTGCCACCCCAACGCAGGACTCCCCAACCAGTTCGGCGGTTATGACGATACCCCCGAAGACATGGTGCGTCTCATGACGCCTTACATGGACGAACATCTGGTGAACATGATCGGCGGTTGCTGCGGAACTACTCCCGAACATATTGCCGCCATGCGCAAGATGCTGGATGCCCTGCCTGCCGATTACGAACGTCGCAAACCCGCACCGAAATTCGCAACTTCCCCGCTGCTGCGCCTGGCCGGTTTGGAACCGCTGTTGGTCAATCAGGTACGCCCCAGCAATGGCGCCGACAACTGCAATTCCGAAGATTTCGTCCCCGTGGGTGAACGTTGCAATGTGGCAGGTTCCAAGAAGTTCCTGCGACTGATCAACGAAAAGAATTACGAAGAAGCTCTGGACATCGCCCGCAAGCAGGTAGAAGACGGCGCCCAGGTTGTTGATGTGAACATGGACGATGGCCTTCTGGATGCCAAGCAGGAAATGCGAACTTTCCTGAACTTGCTGGCTTCCGACCCGGCCATTAGCCGCGTGCCCATCATGGTGGACAGTTCCCGCTTTGAAGTCATCGAAGAAGGTTTGAAGTGCGCCCAGGGCAAGTGCATCGTGAACTCCATCTCCCTGAAGATGGGCGAAGAAGCTTTTATCGAACACGCCATGACGGTGAAGCGCTTGGGTGCCGCCGTTATCGTGATGCTCTTTGACGAAGAAGGACAGGCCACCAATTACGATCGCCGTGTAGCGATTGCTTCCCGCGCCTATAAGCTCATTACCGAGAAGTGCGGTTTCGATCCCTCTGACATTATTTTCGACCCCAACGTCTTGACGGTAGCAACAGGCATGGCGGAACACAACGCCTACGCCCATGACTTTATCCGCGCTTGCCGCTGGATTATCGACAACCTGCCTGGAGTCCGCATTTCTGGCGGTCTTTCTAACTTGAGTTTTGCCTTCCGCGGAAACAACTACCTCCGCGAAGCCATGCATTCTACGTTCCTGCATTTGGCAACTCCCAACGGCATGGGCATGGCCATCATGAATCCGGCCGCCGCTGTAGACTACAAGACCATCCCGCTGGAATTGCGCATGGCCATTACCGAAGTTCTGCTGAATACCTATCCGGAATCCAGCGAAGAGCTGATCGAAATTGCAAGCCGCATGACTGCCGCCCAGATGGCCGCCAAGGAAAGTGGCGCCAAATATGACCCCAAGGCCATTTTTGCCGTAAGCGCCGGAGCCGCGAACGCAGCTAGTTCTGAAAGCGCGGGCGCCGATGTCGCCGCAGTGCAGACCACTCCGGAACAGCGTTTGCAGGAAGCCCTCCTGAAGGGAACTTCCACCACCTTGCAGCCGGATCTGATGGAACTGATTAACCGTGGCGACAGCCCGGTGAACATTATTTCGGGTCCTTTGATGGACGGCATGAACGAAGTGGGCCGCCTCTTCGGTGAAGGAAAGATGTTCTTGCCCCAGGTGGTAAAGACAGCCCGTACCATGAAGAAGGCCGTTGAAATTCTGCAGCCCTACATCGAGGCCGGCAAGGAAGAAGGCGCCGCCTCTCGAGGCAAGATCGTCATCGCCACCGTCAAGGGCGACGTCCATGACATCGGCAAGAACATCGTCTCCGTGATCATGGCCTGTAACGGCTTTGACATGGTGGACTTGGGCGTGATGGTTCCCGAAGATGTGATTGTCAACGCGGCAATTGAACATAAGGCGGATATCGTCAGCCTTTCCGGTCTGATTACTCCGTCTCTTGAAGAAATGTGTACCGTGGCCACCAAGATGCAGGAAGCGGGACTCCGCATTCCCATTATCGTTGGCGGTGCCACCACTTCGCCTACCCACACCGCAGTAAAAATCGCTCCCTGCTACGATGGCCCCGTATTCCACGTCCGCGATGCCGCAAGCAATCCGGGCCTGGCCCAGAAACTTCTGGATCCCTCCACCAGCGCAGAAACCATCGAAGAAAACCGCAAGGAACAGCAGCGCATTCGCGACAAGCAGGCTGGCATCATCTCTGCTGCCGAAGAAGCCATGGCCGCTGCAGAATCCACTCCGGTGGAACGCCGCTACAAGTGCGACTGGGAAAAATATCAGCCGGTACAGCCCCCCTTCATGGGCGAAAGCAAGTTGCCGCCTATCGCCTTGGAAAAGGTCATCCCGCTGATCAGCTGGGAATACTTCTTCTACACCTGGAAGGTAAAGCCGGATTGCGAAGAAGCAATCAAGCTGAAGGCCGACGCCGAAAAACTGCTGGCAGAAATCAGCAAGCCCGAATACGCCCTGCGAGCCGTTCAGGCATTCTACCCAGCCGCCGGTACCGATAGCACCGTCCAGTTCAACACCGGACGCACCGGCACCGCAGCCGACCTGGTTGAAGTCACCACCGCACGTCAGCAGAATCCCGAAGGCACCTGCCTTGCCCTCTGCGACTATGTGGCCCCCGCCGACGCCAAGACCGCCAGCGTGTTCAGTAGCGTTCTGGGCGACAAGATTTTCCGCGATATCGTGGGCGCCTTTGCCGTTACCGTCAGCGACACTTTCGTAAAGCGTCTTGAAAAACTGAAGGCGGAACAGGGCGGCAGCGATTACGATGTGCTCTTGATGCAGACTGTGGCAGACCGCTTGGCCGAAGCAGGCGCCCAATACCTGAGCAATCAGCTGGACGCAAACAACAACTGGAAGGGCATCCGCCCCGCCGTTGGCTACCCAGTACTGCCCAACATCAAGGAAATCTTCAACGTGGCAAAGCTCATCGATTTCGACAGCGTAGGCATCAGCCTCACCGAAAATGGCGCCATGTACCCGCAGGCATCTGTCAGCGGCCTGTACATCAGCCATCCCGAAATCGAGTACTTCAACGTTAAGTAA
- a CDS encoding acyltransferase: MPKKRIVGLDIFRVLAVFIVFLFHAQLFLKCDFGPADSVIQMGAVFMTGFFMLSGFVLHLTHSQTNLMQATTLKKFYFKRAIGILPLYYFFALLFIVTLGQESLKENLILAPVEILGLQSTFSSIFTVSHNDGTWFISCLLICYLLFPLMQEVAKQISSRAKILIIAFCGVALCWAPVIVHFYHTASIYENPFYRGLEFTIGVMLCSLRNDAIADKFRFLQQWKFFAAEFLLYAVAVTAALKIGIPGNYMLFDFIALPAFAAMLWSLSGVKSEALENSKILQFACKISYAFFLAQSFCWIPVFKFQELTGINNGFLNFAISFIVCILVSAAMHILVERPATKKLTKILQ, encoded by the coding sequence ATGCCCAAAAAACGTATTGTAGGCCTGGACATCTTTAGAGTCCTTGCAGTTTTTATCGTGTTCCTTTTTCACGCACAGCTTTTCCTGAAGTGCGATTTCGGTCCCGCCGACAGCGTGATTCAAATGGGCGCTGTTTTCATGACAGGGTTCTTTATGCTCTCTGGTTTTGTTCTGCACCTGACCCATAGTCAGACGAACTTAATGCAGGCAACAACCCTAAAAAAATTCTACTTCAAAAGGGCCATCGGTATTTTACCGCTCTACTACTTTTTCGCCTTGCTCTTCATTGTAACTCTAGGGCAGGAATCCCTAAAAGAAAACCTGATTCTCGCTCCCGTAGAAATCCTAGGGCTTCAATCCACGTTCTCTTCCATTTTCACGGTTTCTCATAATGACGGGACCTGGTTCATTTCGTGCCTTTTGATATGTTACTTGCTATTCCCCTTGATGCAGGAAGTGGCCAAGCAAATCAGCTCCCGTGCAAAAATTTTGATTATCGCATTCTGCGGTGTGGCCCTGTGCTGGGCACCCGTCATCGTTCATTTCTACCACACCGCTTCTATTTACGAAAACCCCTTCTACAGAGGCCTTGAATTTACCATCGGCGTCATGCTCTGTTCTTTACGCAACGACGCTATTGCAGACAAGTTTAGATTTTTGCAGCAGTGGAAATTCTTTGCAGCAGAATTTTTACTTTATGCCGTGGCGGTAACCGCCGCATTAAAAATCGGAATTCCCGGAAACTATATGCTCTTTGATTTTATTGCATTGCCTGCATTTGCAGCGATGTTGTGGAGCCTTTCCGGAGTCAAGTCAGAAGCACTTGAAAATTCAAAAATTCTGCAGTTTGCCTGCAAGATTTCCTACGCCTTTTTTCTGGCCCAATCCTTCTGTTGGATTCCCGTTTTCAAGTTCCAGGAACTGACCGGAATCAACAACGGATTTTTAAACTTCGCCATTTCATTTATCGTTTGCATTCTCGTATCTGCAGCAATGCATATATTGGTGGAACGTCCGGCCACCAAGAAGCTAACTAAGATACTACAATAA
- a CDS encoding carbohydrate-binding protein — MKLLKKVVGATFAAGLATFGLAYNPISTYHYLADPGAAADDEYFYIITDSDDPAPYNSDGYKIYALYGFRSKDMQNWTDFGIIYDARQINGIGDIWASGIASDPKTGKLYIVFPDGGGGGIGYIKADSIAGPWSNAVGGGKDKLVAGWGKGHIDCDGVSWCFDPGIFIDDDGTTYVTWGGGESTSRPNTDNFDVVKLNDAKDAPVGTGSHVKVNGLSTRKMLEASYIHKHEGKYYFSYSTGWQQGAPTIDYGIGDSPTGPFTWKGTILGDPSMNGKSINGNNNHHGIAEFKGHSYVVYHDRRIAKGHDGLEIIPADDGMPKPNEGYHRSVSVDEMFYNADGTIKQVVCTNEGPEQIENFDPYDWYPALTSSKQRGVRSRSLWAPGKVSGSLLLPLSTKESWIRVSGVDFGTAATGFIVEAGSVADGNTIEIRKGSATGTLAGTCELKNTGSKTTYAENKCEVEGLSGIVDQLFLVFKGAKDSTMAIKAWGFEGSGTTEPTPQSPYGGTAWAIPGVIQMEDFDVPGVGRGSDLKSYYDKDSENHSCTDAGKEAECSDYRDGTGVDIYKKAGGKLIVGYINEGEWLEYTVNVAETGTYTMYAAVASDGGSSFKLSIDGKDITEDITVPANKKSEESAQNFDDYSKVSANVNLTKGEHILRFTATADWFDIDFINFVAGADAPDDVELDPTSIKSIRMNVTSSRSFQVFDVNGQKMATIDAKDLSSATAQWKNSAKGVQGIFMIRGTNGEKSMIRVVR, encoded by the coding sequence ATGAAGCTTTTAAAGAAAGTGGTTGGCGCCACCTTTGCCGCAGGTCTTGCAACCTTCGGCCTGGCCTACAATCCGATTTCAACTTACCATTATCTGGCTGACCCGGGTGCCGCCGCCGATGATGAATATTTCTACATCATCACCGATTCCGATGACCCGGCTCCCTATAATTCCGATGGTTATAAGATTTATGCTCTTTACGGCTTCCGCAGTAAGGACATGCAGAACTGGACTGATTTCGGTATTATCTATGATGCCCGTCAAATCAACGGCATCGGTGATATTTGGGCTTCCGGTATTGCTTCCGATCCCAAGACTGGTAAACTTTATATTGTGTTCCCCGATGGCGGTGGCGGCGGTATTGGCTACATCAAGGCTGATAGCATCGCCGGTCCGTGGAGCAACGCTGTGGGCGGTGGCAAGGACAAGCTGGTTGCCGGTTGGGGAAAGGGCCATATTGACTGTGATGGCGTTTCCTGGTGCTTTGACCCGGGTATCTTCATCGATGACGATGGTACTACCTATGTGACATGGGGTGGTGGCGAAAGCACTAGTCGTCCGAACACAGATAACTTTGACGTCGTAAAGCTGAATGATGCCAAGGATGCTCCGGTGGGTACCGGCTCTCACGTGAAGGTGAACGGCCTGTCTACCCGCAAGATGCTGGAAGCTTCCTACATCCATAAGCATGAAGGTAAGTATTACTTCTCCTACAGTACTGGCTGGCAGCAGGGTGCTCCCACTATTGACTATGGTATTGGTGATAGCCCCACGGGCCCCTTTACCTGGAAGGGTACCATCCTTGGCGATCCCAGCATGAATGGCAAGAGCATTAACGGCAATAACAACCACCACGGTATCGCCGAATTCAAGGGCCATTCCTATGTGGTTTACCATGATCGCCGTATTGCCAAGGGCCACGATGGTCTGGAAATTATCCCTGCCGATGATGGCATGCCTAAGCCTAACGAAGGTTACCACCGTAGCGTTTCTGTAGACGAAATGTTCTATAACGCCGATGGTACCATTAAGCAGGTGGTTTGCACTAACGAAGGTCCGGAACAGATTGAAAACTTTGACCCGTACGATTGGTATCCGGCTCTGACTAGCTCCAAGCAGAGAGGCGTCCGTAGCCGTTCCCTGTGGGCTCCGGGTAAGGTATCTGGTAGCCTTCTGTTGCCTCTTTCTACCAAGGAATCCTGGATTCGCGTTTCTGGTGTAGACTTCGGTACTGCAGCAACTGGCTTTATCGTTGAAGCGGGTAGTGTTGCCGATGGGAACACCATTGAAATCCGCAAGGGTTCTGCAACTGGCACCTTGGCTGGTACTTGCGAACTGAAGAATACTGGTTCCAAGACGACCTATGCCGAAAACAAGTGCGAAGTTGAAGGCCTCTCCGGTATTGTGGATCAGCTGTTCCTGGTGTTCAAGGGTGCCAAGGATTCTACCATGGCTATCAAGGCCTGGGGCTTCGAAGGTAGCGGAACTACTGAACCCACGCCGCAGTCACCTTATGGCGGCACCGCCTGGGCTATCCCCGGTGTGATCCAGATGGAGGACTTTGACGTTCCCGGTGTTGGCCGCGGTAGCGATTTGAAGTCCTACTATGACAAGGATTCCGAAAACCACTCCTGCACCGATGCCGGCAAGGAAGCGGAATGCTCCGACTACCGTGACGGTACTGGCGTAGATATCTATAAGAAGGCTGGCGGTAAGCTGATTGTGGGTTACATCAACGAAGGCGAATGGCTTGAATATACGGTGAACGTTGCTGAAACTGGCACTTATACCATGTATGCCGCTGTTGCTTCTGATGGTGGTTCCAGCTTCAAGCTTTCTATCGATGGCAAGGATATTACAGAAGATATCACTGTTCCCGCCAACAAGAAGAGCGAAGAATCTGCCCAGAACTTTGACGATTACAGCAAGGTTAGCGCCAATGTGAACCTGACCAAGGGCGAGCACATCCTGCGCTTTACCGCCACTGCAGACTGGTTCGACATCGACTTCATCAACTTCGTTGCTGGCGCCGATGCACCGGATGACGTGGAACTTGATCCTACTTCCATTAAGTCTATCCGTATGAACGTGACCTCTTCCAGAAGCTTCCAGGTGTTCGATGTAAACGGTCAGAAGATGGCTACCATCGATGCCAAGGACCTGTCTTCTGCAACGGCCCAGTGGAAAAATTCTGCCAAGGGTGTCCAGGGCATCTTCATGATCCGTGGTACCAATGGTGAAAAGTCCATGATCCGTGTGGTTCGCTAA
- a CDS encoding carbohydrate-binding protein — protein sequence MWNRNCSCVGKIASLFGILGFFAGSALASTVTVDANTEYQVIRGFGGMVHNEWQGGKGLSDADAKLAFGTGDGQIGLNTLRIPVYGNSNSFNKDVAAAKSAKKYAGNDFILYATPWTSNYAGAGQHIASSNYQKYVDHLNSFAEYMINQGVPLYALSISNEPDWCGEWACWSADEIYNFTRDYAAKMRKHGTKVISTESFAYAKGMYDKVLKDDNVLKNWDILGAHFYASEAYTADSWFQYSLADQKNVERWMTEHYTESQGSGNYWRKIMNTGDQANQNKKDTVRAMDVAYDIHRALAIGNFNQYTWWYIRRCYGLIMETDFSNKLSIPSNEVGKVSKRGYIMSQFARFIRPGAVRVGATLKPETDVHASAYKSANGDSVIVVLLNRDARNAKTVTVNIKGADVKTVRAYMTSENKNAEYLDEYDVVNGSVTIKMESGSSNKDCIVTLVGAAAFAPPTPREPFKGEALAIPGKIQAEDFDIPGTGNANKTFYDTDSENHSCSDTDVSECSDYRKDTGVDIYKKSFGNVVGYNRNGEWLEYTVKVAKSGDYTMFAYVASNNGTASFQLLMDGKAITDTIVAPATTSSEGNFDSFDKIQRNVTLTEGEHILRFQVTSDWLDVDYFTFVEGKDATDPEPVVDPEDPEDTTSIVKVRFDVAGEQNYSVFDMNGNLMGSFKSESVDLQNKTADLVKAKGSYLVKSVSGSAVVNVTK from the coding sequence ATGTGGAATAGAAATTGCTCTTGCGTAGGCAAGATTGCGTCTTTGTTTGGCATCCTGGGCTTTTTTGCCGGTAGCGCCTTGGCTTCGACTGTTACTGTCGATGCAAATACTGAATATCAGGTAATTCGTGGTTTTGGTGGCATGGTCCACAATGAATGGCAGGGCGGTAAAGGTCTCTCCGATGCCGATGCTAAGCTTGCCTTTGGTACCGGTGATGGCCAAATTGGCTTGAATACCCTCCGTATTCCGGTTTACGGAAATTCTAACAGTTTTAACAAGGATGTTGCCGCCGCCAAGTCCGCCAAGAAGTATGCCGGCAATGACTTCATTCTCTATGCAACCCCCTGGACTTCCAACTATGCAGGTGCCGGTCAGCACATCGCCTCCAGCAACTACCAGAAGTATGTTGACCATCTGAATAGCTTTGCAGAATACATGATCAACCAGGGTGTTCCCCTGTACGCCCTTTCCATCAGCAACGAACCGGACTGGTGCGGCGAATGGGCCTGCTGGTCTGCTGACGAAATTTACAACTTTACCAGAGATTACGCCGCCAAGATGCGTAAGCATGGCACCAAGGTGATTTCTACGGAATCCTTTGCCTATGCCAAGGGCATGTACGACAAGGTTCTGAAGGATGATAATGTTCTGAAGAACTGGGACATTCTTGGCGCCCACTTCTACGCTAGTGAAGCCTATACCGCAGATTCCTGGTTCCAGTACTCTCTCGCTGACCAGAAAAATGTGGAACGCTGGATGACGGAACACTATACCGAAAGCCAGGGCAGCGGCAACTATTGGCGTAAGATTATGAATACCGGTGACCAGGCAAATCAGAACAAGAAGGACACCGTCCGCGCTATGGACGTGGCCTACGATATTCATCGTGCCTTGGCTATTGGTAACTTCAATCAGTACACCTGGTGGTACATCCGTCGTTGCTATGGCCTGATCATGGAAACGGATTTTAGCAATAAGCTTTCCATTCCTTCCAACGAAGTGGGCAAGGTTTCCAAGCGCGGCTACATCATGAGCCAGTTTGCCCGATTCATCCGTCCGGGTGCAGTTCGTGTGGGTGCTACCCTGAAGCCCGAAACTGACGTTCATGCTTCCGCTTACAAGAGCGCCAATGGCGATAGCGTCATCGTGGTTCTCCTTAATCGTGATGCCAGGAACGCAAAGACTGTTACGGTCAACATAAAGGGTGCTGATGTCAAGACCGTTCGCGCCTACATGACCAGCGAAAACAAGAATGCGGAATACCTGGATGAATATGATGTGGTTAACGGTTCCGTGACCATCAAGATGGAATCCGGTTCCTCCAACAAGGACTGCATTGTGACCCTGGTTGGTGCTGCCGCCTTTGCTCCTCCTACTCCCCGTGAACCGTTCAAGGGTGAAGCCCTCGCCATCCCGGGCAAGATCCAGGCCGAAGACTTTGATATCCCGGGTACGGGTAACGCCAACAAGACTTTCTATGATACCGATTCCGAAAACCATTCTTGCTCGGATACCGATGTTTCTGAATGTTCTGATTACCGCAAAGACACCGGCGTCGATATCTACAAGAAGTCCTTTGGCAACGTGGTCGGCTACAACCGCAATGGTGAATGGCTTGAATACACCGTGAAGGTGGCCAAGTCCGGTGATTACACCATGTTCGCCTATGTGGCTTCCAACAACGGTACTGCAAGTTTCCAGCTCTTGATGGATGGCAAGGCTATTACCGATACCATCGTCGCTCCGGCAACTACTTCTAGCGAAGGCAATTTTGACTCCTTTGACAAGATCCAGAGAAATGTAACCCTTACCGAAGGTGAACATATCCTTCGCTTCCAGGTGACCTCCGACTGGCTGGATGTAGACTACTTCACCTTCGTCGAAGGCAAGGACGCAACTGACCCGGAACCGGTTGTGGATCCCGAAGATCCTGAAGATACGACTAGTATTGTCAAGGTCCGTTTTGACGTGGCTGGCGAACAGAACTACTCCGTGTTCGATATGAACGGTAATTTGATGGGTTCCTTCAAGTCTGAATCTGTGGATCTGCAGAACAAGACTGCTGACCTTGTAAAGGCAAAGGGTTCCTATCTGGTGAAGTCCGTCT
- a CDS encoding DUF4423 domain-containing protein, protein MVTFSDIADYREFLKAFYDRKKAEMPFYSYRMMGDKLGLDSSYLYRVLQKKQHLPARALPAAKEMLELSGREAEYFDLLFSASVTKDKGQREELMAKALSLRDVNRHSLQAAELKLLENWWIPAVRAYLELNGGVVNIKQIAHDICPPISEAQVQEAIDTLLEVGLVKKMASGKLALTDAHLTAGGPEKKAAVRKFQRQVLSLASDALDNVPVDERNISTLTLSVDQSCFEDLGDMLREFRRLVQKRVDGAKNPDRVMQLSMAFYPVARKGGVGTVDEAEGVKRETK, encoded by the coding sequence ATGGTTACTTTTTCTGACATAGCGGACTACCGCGAATTCCTGAAAGCCTTCTATGATCGTAAAAAGGCAGAGATGCCTTTCTACAGCTATCGCATGATGGGTGACAAGCTGGGCCTCGATTCCAGCTACCTGTACAGGGTGCTTCAGAAGAAGCAACACCTGCCTGCCCGTGCGCTGCCTGCCGCGAAGGAAATGCTTGAACTGTCTGGCCGCGAAGCCGAGTACTTCGACCTGCTGTTCTCTGCCTCCGTTACCAAGGACAAGGGTCAGCGCGAAGAACTGATGGCCAAGGCCCTGTCTCTCAGGGACGTGAACCGTCATAGCCTGCAGGCCGCCGAACTTAAACTGCTTGAGAACTGGTGGATTCCCGCCGTCCGTGCCTACCTGGAACTGAATGGTGGCGTGGTGAACATCAAGCAGATCGCCCATGACATCTGCCCGCCCATTTCCGAGGCCCAGGTGCAAGAGGCAATCGATACTCTGCTGGAAGTGGGTCTGGTAAAGAAGATGGCTTCCGGTAAACTTGCGCTTACAGACGCCCATTTGACCGCTGGCGGACCCGAAAAGAAGGCCGCAGTTCGCAAATTCCAGCGTCAGGTGCTGTCTTTAGCCAGCGATGCGCTTGATAACGTTCCTGTGGACGAAAGAAATATTTCTACACTTACATTGTCTGTCGACCAGTCCTGCTTTGAGGATCTGGGGGACATGCTCCGTGAATTCCGTCGCCTGGTTCAGAAGCGCGTGGATGGCGCCAAGAATCCGGATCGGGTAATGCAACTCTCGATGGCGTTCTACCCGGTTGCCCGAAAGGGCGGGGTTGGCACCGTAGATGAAGCGGAGGGCGTAAAAAGGGAGACAAAATGA